Proteins encoded within one genomic window of Komagataella phaffii GS115 chromosome 3, complete sequence:
- a CDS encoding Co-chaperone that binds to Hsp82p and activates its ATPase activity, with the protein MVVHNPNNWHWVDKNCLPWAKSYFQEVLPNTTQKNDAYEIVVTSVDLVDGDCDVTQRKGVTKCIFDLKIQVSATVKVNTNSEVEEISYTVTLPELVHDQDEDEYEYVIEGNLDHKSQIRKLLTPLLTEKLSKFQQALIDAHTQDVQHST; encoded by the exons ATGGTGGTGCACAACCCTAATAACTG GCACTGGGTCGACAAGAACTGCCTTCCTTGGGCCAAAAGCTACTTTCAGGAAGTCCTTCCAAACACCACTCAGAAGAATGACGCCTATGAAATAGTGGTAACATCTGTGGACCTTGTAGATGGAGACTGCGATGTCACTCAACGTAAAGGTGTTACCAAATGTATTTTTGATCTGAAGATACAGGTATCTGCAACCGTCAAAGTCAACACGAACAGTGAAGTAGAGGAGATCAGTTATACAGTGACATTACCTGAACTGGTGCACGACCAGGACGAGGATGAATATGAATACGTAATAGAGGGAAATTTGGATCACAAGTCTCAAATTAGAAAGCTACTCACTCCTCTGTTGACCGAGAAGTTAtcaaagtttcaacaagCTTTGATAGACGCTCATACTCAGGATGTTCAGCATAGTACCTAG